The following coding sequences are from one Melanotaenia boesemani isolate fMelBoe1 chromosome 19, fMelBoe1.pri, whole genome shotgun sequence window:
- the pla2g3 gene encoding group 3 secretory phospholipase A2 isoform X2 — protein sequence MTHIAALLPLIMAASSLLSCRAVSASILCPWTKVASADAVHRSFLRSDPQQSPPSLRLYHSVWSGERALLACSWSDDAAVIRSYLSLCRERTQEFYGHQNENLDLESVFDAEQCVSLASPGFSGLRKTGGRHTRSAGGPEDEGSEVRMHQRVKRGFIVPGTLWCGSGNKAPSFDDLGVFSDTDSCCREHDQCKDTILSFHSQFGVFNSNIFTMSHCNCDNKFRNCLSEANDSISDVVGYTFFNLLKMHCFTFSHQLQCIQRNWFGMCKETQMALYADVHPPTLYESTEPMEGCTNSSCSIINSTAPTELLESSTSAQLLSSTAASSMVPTPSARSPSITPATQASSSMQRPTESAPERKDDLENALPAKHQTVLEQYANITEEQMSCGILKELDECGNKILPQQMKFGLHNTEPRTMYDCNCTHRLFQTLAEQRQLTEVQGLLLGHVSQSCFRPHDCTANNTCGAVVVAAELPPQGLRSSEVFQQPHLQAAKLKARKPNFRRAKTKNRAVRLYKLCLRMTRPKKTKRARKPGPSPEQPAEGRRLV from the exons ATGACGCACATCGCTGCTCTTCTTCCTTTAATTATGGCAGCATCATCACTCCTGAGCTGCAGAGCTGTGTCAGCCTCCATCCTCTGCCCCTGGACTAAAGTTGCGTCTGCAGACGCAGTGCACCGCAGTTTCCTCCGGAGCgacccccagcagagccccccATCCCTACGGCTGTACCACAGCGTCTGGTCCGGGGAGCGCGCTCTGCTCGCTTGCTCCTGGAGCGATGACGCAGCAGTGATCCGCAGCTATCTGTCTCTGTGCCGGGAGCGCACGCAGGAATTTTACGGacatcaaaatgaaaacttaGATTTGGAGTCCGTCTTTGACGCTGAGCAGTGCGTTTCTCTGGCTTCTCCGGGCTTCTCCGGGCTCAGGAAGACGGGGGGGAGACACACGAGGAGCGCTGGTGGTCCTGAAGATGAAGGGTCAGAGGTCAGGATGCATCAGCGCGTAAAGCGCGGCTTTATCGTACCTGGGACTCTTTGGTGCGGCTCTGGTAACAAGGCACCATCTTTTGATGATTTAG GAGTTTTCTCGGACACAGACAGCTGCTGCCGGGAACACGACCAGTGCAAAGACACCATCCTGTCCTTTCACTCCCAGTTTGGCGTCTTCAACAGCAACATTTTCACCATGTCTCACTGCAACTGTGATAACAA GTTTCGTAACTGTCTGAGCGAGGCGAACGACAGCATCTCTGACGTGGTGGGATACACCTTCTTCAACCTGCTGAAGATGCACTGCTTCACTTTCTCCCACCAGCTGCAGTGTATTCAGAGAAACTGGTTCGGGAT GTGCAAAGAGACTCAGATGGCGCTGTATGCTGAcgtccatccacccactctGTACGAGTCCACTGAGCCAATGGAGGGATGTACAAACAGCTCGTGCTCCATCATCAACTCCACAGCACCTACAGAACTCCTGGAGAGCAGCACATCAGCACAGCTCCTCTCCAGCACTGCTGCATCATCCATGGTCCCCACACCTTCAGCCAGGTCCCCCTCCATCACTCCTGCCACCCAAGCTTCCAGCTCCATGCAGAGACCTACAGAATCAGCACCAGAGAGGAAAGACGATCTGGAGAACGCTCTACCTGCCAAACATCAAACTGTTCTGGAGCAGTATGCCAACATTACAG AGGAACAGATGTCCTGTGGTATCTTGAAAGAACTGGACGAATGTGGGAATAAAATCCTCCCGCAGCAGATGAAATTTGGCCTCCACAACACAGAGCCGAGGACGATGTACGACTGCAACTGTACCCATAG GTTATTCCAGACATTGGCTGAACAGAGACAGCTGACCGAAGTGCAGGGTCTCTTGTTGGGACATGTCTCTCAGTCTTGCTTTCGGCCTCATGACTGCACAGCCAACAACAC CTGTGGTGCTGTGGTGGTGGCAGCGGAGCTTCCTCCACAGGGCTTGAGGAGCAGTGAAGTATTCCAGCAGCCCCATCTACAGGCTGCAAAGCTGAAGGCCAGGAAGCCAAACTTCAGGAGAGCTAAGACAAAAAACAGAGCCGTGAGACTCTACAAGCTGTGTCTCAGGATGACCCGACCCAAAAAAACCAAGAGGGCCAGAAAACCTGGACCCAGCCCAGAGCAGCCAGCTGAGGGGAGACGGCTGGTCTGA
- the pla2g3 gene encoding group 3 secretory phospholipase A2 isoform X1: protein MTHIAALLPLIMAASSLLSCRAVSASILCPWTKVASADAVHRSFLRSDPQQSPPSLRLYHSVWSGERALLACSWSDDAAVIRSYLSLCRERTQEFYGHQNENLDLESVFDAEQCVSLASPGFSGLRKTGGRHTRSAGGPEDEGSEVRMHQRVKRGFIVPGTLWCGSGNKAPSFDDLGVFSDTDSCCREHDQCKDTILSFHSQFGVFNSNIFTMSHCNCDNKFRNCLSEANDSISDVVGYTFFNLLKMHCFTFSHQLQCIQRNWFGMCKETQMALYADVHPPTLYESTEPMEGCTNSSCSIINSTAPTELLESSTSAQLLSSTAASSMVPTPSARSPSITPATQASSSMQRPTESAPERKDDLENALPAKHQTVLEQYANITEEQMSCGILKELDECGNKILPQQMKFGLHNTEPRTMYDCNCTHRLFQTLAEQRQLTEVQGLLLGHVSQSCFRPHDCTANNTSCGAVVVAAELPPQGLRSSEVFQQPHLQAAKLKARKPNFRRAKTKNRAVRLYKLCLRMTRPKKTKRARKPGPSPEQPAEGRRLV from the exons ATGACGCACATCGCTGCTCTTCTTCCTTTAATTATGGCAGCATCATCACTCCTGAGCTGCAGAGCTGTGTCAGCCTCCATCCTCTGCCCCTGGACTAAAGTTGCGTCTGCAGACGCAGTGCACCGCAGTTTCCTCCGGAGCgacccccagcagagccccccATCCCTACGGCTGTACCACAGCGTCTGGTCCGGGGAGCGCGCTCTGCTCGCTTGCTCCTGGAGCGATGACGCAGCAGTGATCCGCAGCTATCTGTCTCTGTGCCGGGAGCGCACGCAGGAATTTTACGGacatcaaaatgaaaacttaGATTTGGAGTCCGTCTTTGACGCTGAGCAGTGCGTTTCTCTGGCTTCTCCGGGCTTCTCCGGGCTCAGGAAGACGGGGGGGAGACACACGAGGAGCGCTGGTGGTCCTGAAGATGAAGGGTCAGAGGTCAGGATGCATCAGCGCGTAAAGCGCGGCTTTATCGTACCTGGGACTCTTTGGTGCGGCTCTGGTAACAAGGCACCATCTTTTGATGATTTAG GAGTTTTCTCGGACACAGACAGCTGCTGCCGGGAACACGACCAGTGCAAAGACACCATCCTGTCCTTTCACTCCCAGTTTGGCGTCTTCAACAGCAACATTTTCACCATGTCTCACTGCAACTGTGATAACAA GTTTCGTAACTGTCTGAGCGAGGCGAACGACAGCATCTCTGACGTGGTGGGATACACCTTCTTCAACCTGCTGAAGATGCACTGCTTCACTTTCTCCCACCAGCTGCAGTGTATTCAGAGAAACTGGTTCGGGAT GTGCAAAGAGACTCAGATGGCGCTGTATGCTGAcgtccatccacccactctGTACGAGTCCACTGAGCCAATGGAGGGATGTACAAACAGCTCGTGCTCCATCATCAACTCCACAGCACCTACAGAACTCCTGGAGAGCAGCACATCAGCACAGCTCCTCTCCAGCACTGCTGCATCATCCATGGTCCCCACACCTTCAGCCAGGTCCCCCTCCATCACTCCTGCCACCCAAGCTTCCAGCTCCATGCAGAGACCTACAGAATCAGCACCAGAGAGGAAAGACGATCTGGAGAACGCTCTACCTGCCAAACATCAAACTGTTCTGGAGCAGTATGCCAACATTACAG AGGAACAGATGTCCTGTGGTATCTTGAAAGAACTGGACGAATGTGGGAATAAAATCCTCCCGCAGCAGATGAAATTTGGCCTCCACAACACAGAGCCGAGGACGATGTACGACTGCAACTGTACCCATAG GTTATTCCAGACATTGGCTGAACAGAGACAGCTGACCGAAGTGCAGGGTCTCTTGTTGGGACATGTCTCTCAGTCTTGCTTTCGGCCTCATGACTGCACAGCCAACAACAC CAGCTGTGGTGCTGTGGTGGTGGCAGCGGAGCTTCCTCCACAGGGCTTGAGGAGCAGTGAAGTATTCCAGCAGCCCCATCTACAGGCTGCAAAGCTGAAGGCCAGGAAGCCAAACTTCAGGAGAGCTAAGACAAAAAACAGAGCCGTGAGACTCTACAAGCTGTGTCTCAGGATGACCCGACCCAAAAAAACCAAGAGGGCCAGAAAACCTGGACCCAGCCCAGAGCAGCCAGCTGAGGGGAGACGGCTGGTCTGA